One part of the Ornithodoros turicata isolate Travis chromosome 2, ASM3712646v1, whole genome shotgun sequence genome encodes these proteins:
- the LOC135384514 gene encoding uncharacterized protein LOC135384514: protein MSSLPLDANILTITYADDIAFFASASSLHLLYTLTQQYIDTIVAWTTSAHLSLKVQKCAVLLFPPVGFRGAVPSFNLLIGNDRIDQPESLKYLGVWYDHRMDWGRHIDHISRRASAALGCIQRCSSVRVGMRRNALLYVYRCYVRPILEYGCVLFSHLPDYRISKLLVLERKALRMCLGLPRYTANDALYLEAGVLPLKARFHLLTVSTFLSLAQSPLASHHIESFRDLGSWTSRRWRRSNIPQLLFAQSLLSPLNVSLAHVPQPVVPPAPASVQVLSIFHSDAKHAPLTYLKAELDTHMSQFPNHLVIATDASVSEERAGVGIVIPQLDLHSPVRLPDYTPVFHSEFLAMLLALMRVPIAFKMVPLLSDSLSVISSLESPTSPLLATLVAFAPSHISHLLATWIPGHRGLPLNEAADTLANMALSGPILDVLPPIADIVRARYKRFLSLARRRPPRPGYEHLLFRWNPEHCGCREFETSVTRARCLSLPLNFYLHRAGLESAPACPHCGQAETVHHFFLDRPSYATIRRRLLVPPLLSIGAQLSLTSLLSLGASHSGVRDRAVLHSIMSFISSSNRF, encoded by the coding sequence ATGAGCTCCCTTCCATTGGACGCGAATATTCTGACAATCACTTACGCAGATGacatcgcctttttcgcctcgGCCTCATCCCTGCACTTGTTGTACACGCTGACCCAGCAATACATCGACACTATTGTGGCCTGGACCACATCCGCTCATCTGAGTCTAAAGGTCCAGAAATGTGCCGTGCTCCTATTTCCGCCTGTGGGCTTCCGTGGTGCGGTGCCCAGCTTCAATCTTTTGATAGGCAACGATCGCATCGACCAACCTGAGTCTCTGAAGTATCTGGGTGTGTGGTATGACCACAGGATGGATTGGGGCCGCCACATTGACCACATCAGCCGAAGAGCCTCCGCGGCACTGGGTTGCATCCAGCGTTGTTCCAGCGTTCGTGTTGGTATGCGCAGGAATGCCCTTCTTTATGTCTATCGTTGCTATGTCCGTCCCATCCTCGAATATGGCTGTGTCCTTTTCTCTCATCTCCCAGACTACCGGATAAGCAAGCTGCTCGTCTTAGAGAGGAAAGCGCTCCGCATGTGTCTCGGCCTTCCCAGGTATACTGCTAACGACGCCCTGTATCTTGAGGCGGGTGTGCTCCCACTGAAAGCCCGCTTTCATCTTTTAACAGTGAGCACTTTCCTGTCTCTGGCGCAGAGCCCTCTTGCTTCTCACCACATTGAATCGTTCAGAGATTTGGGTTCCTGGACTAGCAGGCGGTGGCGCAGATCCAATATTCCCCAGTTGCTATTTGCCCAATCTCTCCTGTCGCCCCTGAATGTTTCGCTTGCCCATGTCCCCCAGCCGGTTGTGCCTCCCGCGCCAGCCTCTGTCCAGGTTCTCAGCATCTTTCATTCGGATGCCAAACATGCCCCTCTCACTTATTTGAAAGCAGAGCTTGACACTCACATGTCTCAGTTTCCCAATCACCTGGTCATCGCCACGGACGCATCTGTCTCTGAGGAACGGGCGGGAGTTGGCATTGTCATTCCGCAGCTCGACTTGCACAGTCCCGTCCGCCTCCCGGACTACACACCGGTCTTTCACAGTGAGTTTCTAGCCATGCTCCTAGCGCTGATGAGGGTTCCCATCGCTTTCAAAATGGTGCCCCTCCTCTCTGACTCTCTTTCTGTGATTTCCTCCCTTGAGAGCCCTACAAGCCCCTTGCTCGCCACCTTAGTTGCTTTTGCACCCAGCCACATCTCCCATCTCCTTGCCACCTGGATTCCTGGTCACCGCGGTCTCCCGCTCAACGAAGCCGCTGACACCCTGGCTAATATGGCACTCTCTGGGCCAATCCTGGATGTCCTTCCTCCAATAGCTGACATCGTCCGGGCGCGCTACAAACGCTTCCTTTCACTCGCGCGGCGTCGCCCTCCACGCCCTGGCTATGAACACCTCTTATTCCGCTGGAATCCTGAGCATTGTGGCTGCCGTGAGTTCGAAACTTCTGTAACGCGTGCTCGGTGCCTCTCCCTCCCATTGAACTTCTATCTTCACCGTGCTGGCCTCGAATCGGCACCTGCGTGCCCGCACTGCGGACAAGCCGAGACTGTCCATCACTTCTTTCTCGACCGCCCCTCCTACGCCACCATTCGTCGTCGCCTTCTCGTCCCCCCTCTTCTCTCCATCGGTGCTCAGCTCTCCCTGACATCTCTGCTATCCCTTGGAGCCTCCCATAGTGGCGTTAGGGACCGCGCTGTTCTCCATAGTATCATGTCATTCATCTCCAGCTCTAACCGATTCTAA
- the LOC135383326 gene encoding uncharacterized protein LOC135383326, with protein MIAQPCYAFPARASVGRSPVMADRRWPRIAAVLVCMASIVSEVLPLGAVGSNATTGLWNLETSKRIRSRDTEVIFEDVDSERHQSKRPLDWPLLVGIVITILLLLLLCVLVFRLPTSQPKYTRLHPVRDWKNPVETFTYIDISNEDYHYPGMPGWTHNSVPCGQHHCSNSRFAVKFENEKSTDSNMVDVPAAVSSSARGDTSAQETRAADRNKQQAGHRHHTDRHHAYFDRNGRQIYRISSTETIDSPTGEESSYKRLRPADSPETLDTTIIRSSRETLLHASSASGVAICRQQVIPEAKTRRPPDPAMLASAAPNSVGTSPSHGSSSVTSEAETPQTQLEKVQSSAAHLQLVADDPLTSLRPPKFIMVLPYNPISTCSTYSSGQRYAQESTSEETFVQIVGGISSEQVSMPATTEELTGKTRVRRETPMPYSASVTTPESDAPALGKRAVTPAQEQARLTSRSPLYVTRTVSHEETSTEERPGASALASRKDSRGEDIVCQDEIPEEIRRDRTQSVEGVLDQTMEDQVKPTSLLFHHRSDTVTAAIPHEPKSSPSAPTAQMNAKNVQGHIEGSSEFPPRVYKPRSVAPNEWCPKALDARTSGSKELSVPVTERVAYFDGKHTAPKQAAPDTLINGTPGEPDASYERQLPSPAKAPHRKTEQWIDESPPGSISGKPVWEFITPGKLPKEKLVLPIPPIRATSESQSPLRARDEQLNLTCGITFGRKTDKHGSTEPFSLDDTTATKASPSAETFAPASTTRDVFIQQLNTEIGTKQLTPPSTSPRSKTSFLRTLEKGVDTEVNHLSFEERPSIEYFPQGRTLATPIAAKRTSVPDTKRDQAEASGKQPAHATIQHDSDIQGQLVELQHANVTPCLQSGEVTPRETAGSVELPESYELVEYPSPSRRSLEVHPVFPITARDGTALRTLPVPGPVEEVPQHQRQIMDVSSTVSEELESSVTPTNLQSIASGTSIPDESTSKPTAILTRPNFLSEELPSSEEYQKLSALAKQDEPVPIGRKRSGDNSWELLPEDQDNSIVLRGPLRIAESPSPMLQYPMFSTAPPEKDDSVNVLQELQSAEQQLLPCTEGIELPFRAPKHSSPERYLVPVTEQIILPTERTLLYPAIEAVQEAKIVHETVEATSNFGNETGLDKSEGQQMQVKSAGSPEEDHADELAVVEQDVTEGSTAPTLPAQLEGLLSDIALTITESKEIPREIAVSESISQLVKSIHEITSRRDGISAQEEEAKLEWSVTKASDSMSSALKNLDVTEEERPSIQEEERPALTLLYRPSIEYLPLVSIDGSSSSEVVKETRNETQNSTSTWSHMNFPKGLINQYHSPGLLSRSTVALSRLPGRGIDHAMVAASEVAEPSSGNAIVPVSPADGTLFPGGPMSPSKGANQIRQDVVEFPTESTSGKTRASDVSGFYDGTNPEYQATSSVEAPGGNMLSTTEVEARPPSDDAVQSSEHSNLMSSTAIQSLEASAEPSTGGTDFDINKE; from the exons ATGATAGCGCAACCGTGTTATGCATTCCCAGCCAGGGCGTCAGTCGGAAGGTCGCCGGTGATGGCGGACCGCCGGTGGCCTCGTATCGCCGCGGTCCTAGTCTGCATGGCCTCCATCGTCTCCGAGGTCCTGCCACTCGGAGCTGTTGGGTCCAACGCGACCACCGGATTATGGAACTTGGAAACGAGCAAGCGCATCAGAAGTAGGGACACAGAGGTCATCTTTGAGGACGTAGATAGCGAAAGACACCAG AGCAAACGTCCCTTGGACTGGCCTCTGTTGGTTGGAATAGTTATAACTATTCTGCTCTTGCTCCTGCTTTGTGTATTGGTCTTCCGACTGCCCACATCCCAGCCCAAGTACACCCGGCTCCACCCCGTACGTGACTGGAAAAATCCAGTCGAGACTTTCACATACATCGACATTTCCAACGAGGACTACCACTACCCAGGGATGCCCGGCTGGACACATAATTCGGTACCCTGCGGGCAGCATCACTGTAGCAACTCGCGCTTTGCTGTCAAATTCGAG AATGAAAAGTCCACGGATTCCAACATGGTCGACGTCCCAGCAGCAGTGagcagcagtgctagaggagacaCGAGCGCACAGGAGACACGAGCAGCGGACCGTAACAAGCAACAAGCAGGTCATAGACACCACACTGACCGACATCACGCCTATTTTGACCGAAATGGGCGCCAAATATACAGAATTTCATCGACGGAGACAATCGACTCTCCAACAGGTGAAGAGTCATCTTACAAACGGTTGAGACCAGCAGACAGTCCTGAAACGTTAGACACCACCATCATTCGTTCATCTCGAGAAACGCTTTTGCACGCTAGTTCTGCCTCTGGCGTCGCCATATGCCGCCAACAGGTCATCCCAGAAGCCAAAACACGCCGCCCTCCGGACCCCGCAATGCTCGCTTCTGCTGCGCCTAACTCTGTCGGTACATCACCTTCCCATGGTTCATCTTCAGTGACGTCTGAAGCCGAGACTCCGCAGACGCAGTTGGAGAAAGTGCAATCGTCCGCAGCTCACCTACAGCTCGTCGCCGATGATCCTCTGACTAGTCTACGTCCACCAAAATTTATTATGGTTCTTCCATATAACCCGATTTCAACATGTTCAACGTACTCGTCAGGCCAACGCTACGCGCAAGAATCGACGTCGGAGGAAACATTCGTCCAGATCGTAGGTGGGATTTCTAGCGAACAAGTTTCTATGCCCGCCACCACAGAAGAGCTCACTGGGAAAACACGGGTTAGACGAGAAACTCCGATGCCATACTCTGCTTCCGTCACCACTCCGGAAAGCGATGCACCGGCACTAGGAAAAAGGGCTGTGACTCCAGCGCAGGAACAAGCCCGACTCACAAGTCGCAGTCCATTATATGTGACGAGAACAGTATCGCATGAAGAAACTTCGACTGAAGAGAGGCCGGGGGCGTCGGCACTTGCTTCTAGGAAAGACAGCCGTGGCGAAGACATTGTCTGCCAAGACGAAATTCCCGAGGAAATTCGTCGTGATAGAACGCAATCAGTTGAAGGTGTTCTGGACCAAACTATGGAAGACCAGGTCAAACCCACCAGTTTGTTGTTTCATCACCGTTCGGACACTGTAACGGCCGCCATACCTCACGAGCCAAAGAGTAGCCCATCTGCACCAACAGCGCAGATGAATGCTAAAAATGTTCAAGGGCATATCGAAGGCTCGTCCGAGTTTCCGCCCAGGGTATACAAACCGCGATCTGTCGCTCCGAATGAGTGGTGTCCAAAAGCGCTCGACGCCAGAACGTCAGGTTCAAAGGAACTGTCAGTACCGGTTACGGAGAGAGTGGCTTATTTTGATGGTAAGCACACTGCTCCCAAGCAAGCTGCGCCTGATACGTTAATCAATGGCACTCCCGGAGAGCCAGACGCTTCTTATGAAAGGCAATTACCATCACCAGCGAAGGCACCTCACCGGAAAACGGAACAATGGATAGACGAGAGCCCCCCTGGAAGTATATCAGGAAAACCGGTATGGGAATTTATTACGCCAGGAAAGTTACCAAAAGAAAAGCTCGTCTTACCTATACCACCCATTAGAGCAACCTCAGAATCGCAGAGCCCTTTGCGGGCTCGTGACGAACAACTAAATCTAACTTGTGGAATCACTTTTGGAAGGAAAACTGACAAGCATGGCTCCACAGAACCGTTCAGCCTGGATGACACAACAGCGACAAAAGCATCACCTAGTGCAGAGACCTTCGCGCCTGCATCCACAACCAGAGACGTTTTTATTCAACAACTTAATACAGAGATAGGTACCAAGCAACTGACGCCTCCTAGCACATCCCCTCGAAGCAAGACAAGCTTCCTTCGTACTTTGGAGAAAGGAGTGGACACTGAGGTTAATCACCTATCCTTCGAAGAACGCCCTAGTATTGAATACTTCCCTCAAGGTCGTACGCTAGCCACTCCGATAGCTGCAAAGCGGACAAGCGTTCCGGACACGAAGCGAGATCAAGCGGAGGCCAGCGGCAAGCAACCTGCCCATGCAACCATTCAACATGACTCGGATATACAAGGACAGCTGGTAGAACTACAGCACGCAAACGTTACGCCCTGTTTACAGTCGGGGGAAGTGACACCTCGGGAGACTGCTGGTTCAGTGGAACTTCCTGAATCATACGAGTTGGTTGAATACCCGTCACCTAGTCGAAGGTCACTGGAGGTTCATCCAGTGTTCCCAATAACGGCTCGAGATGGCACTGCTCTACGCACACTGCCTGTTCCAGGACCCGTCGAAGAGGTGCCCCAACACCAGAGACAAATAATGGACGTGTCTAGCACAGTCTCGGAAGAGCTGGAATCGTCCGTAACGCCTACCAACCTACAAAGTATAGCTAGTGGAACGAGTATACCAGACGAGTCGACGTCTAAACCGACCGCAATTCTAACACGACCAAACTTTCTATCTGAAGAACTGCCCAGCTCCGAGGAATATCAGAAATTGTCTGCTTTGGCGAAACAAGATGAGCCTGTCCCCATTGGCAGAAAGCGCAGCGGTGATAACTCGTGGGAGCTTTTGCCCGAGGACCAAGACAATTCAATAGTACTGAGGGGGCCGCTCCGTATCGCTGAATCTCCTAGTCCGATGTTGCAATACCCAATGTTTTCCACCGCTCCTCCAGAAAAGGATGACAGCGTCAACGTTTTGCAAGAGCTTCAAAGCGCTGAACAACAATTGTTACCCTGCACAGAGGGTATAGAACTACCTTTTCGTGCGCCAAAACATAGCTCGCCTGAACGATATCTGGTTCCTGTAACAGAACAAATTATTCTACCAACTGAGAGAACACTACTGTATCCTGCAATAGAAGCAGTTCAGGAAGCAAAAATAGTACATGAAACAGTCGAAGCTACTTCGAACTTTGGCAATGAAACAGGACTTGATAAAAGTGAAGGGCAGCAAATGCAAGTGAAGTCAGCCGGCTCACCTGAGGAAGACCATGCTGATGAACTTGCAGTAGTGGAGCAAGATGTCACAGAAGGAAGTACAGCACCAACACTACCGGCACAACTGGAAGGATTGCTCTCAGATATCGCTTTGACTATAACAGAGAGTAAAGAGATCCCAAGAGAAATTGCGGTTTCCGAATCCATCAGCCAGCTCGTCAAATCGATACACGAGATTACTAGTCGCAGGGATGGAATCTCAGCACAGGAGGAGGAAGCGAAGCTAGAGTGGTCGGTTACTAAGGCATCCGATTCGATGTCATCTGCCCTCAAAAATCTGGACGTAACTGAGGAGGAACGTCCAAGTATTCAAGAAGAGGAGCGTCCAGCTCTCACTTTGTTGTACCGTCCGAGCATCGAGTACCTACCTCTTGTTTCTATTGATGGTTCGAGCTCTAGTGAGGTGGTCAAGGAGACGAGAAACGAAACCCAAAACAGCACCAGTACATGGTCTCACATGAACTTTCCTAAAGGTCTCATCAACCAGTACCACAGTCCCGGCCTGCTGTCGCGTTCAACCGTTGCTTTGTCACGCTTGCCTGGAAGAGGGATTGATCATGCTATGGTAGCCGCTTCTGAGGTTGCAGAACCATCTAGTGGGAACGCTATCGTTCCCGTCTCTCCTGCGGATGGAACGCTTTTCCCAGGTGGGCCTATGTCCCCAAGCAAGGGTGCGAACCAGATCCGACAGGATGTGGTAGAGTTCCCAACCGAGTCAACTTCTGGCAAAACACGGGCATCGGACGTCTCTGGCTTCTATGATGGCACCAATCCAGAATATCAGGCGACGTCCTCTGTCGAAGCCCCAGGGGGTAACATGCTCTCAACGACAGAAGTGGAAGCTCGACCTCCTTCCGATGATGCTGTGCAGTCCAGTGAGCACTCCAATTTGATGTCTTCAACGGCGATCCAGTCCTTAGAAGCTTCAGCTGAGCCTTCTACGGGTGGAACTGATTTTGATATAAATAAGGAATAA